One stretch of Eupeodes corollae chromosome 2, idEupCoro1.1, whole genome shotgun sequence DNA includes these proteins:
- the LOC129945687 gene encoding uncharacterized protein LOC129945687 isoform X1, with translation MKFFIPTTARGDKIESIMFWLLKFNCVWPLAKYCPEYQNFIVNCLVWILLSGFFATFYAEYLFIKVNQKDISQVAEGLCALIIGTQGIVRVLHLIFRRNKMRDILQKFYKQIYIDKIENEKLHKNCENSLRLVYFMTWSFLLTLFFIYLSAAIKVARDPKSNSKPYLVKMEFFYNAQEPWKYAFTVIYTGYVGFCTACIISAEDFIVGTTLTHCAARYSILHEDLAQLYEKSLITFTSLNQQKADEIYDAFRANLKVIIKKQQNLDKFFQELQSFLSLPIFSLVLFGVFLMCTVAFALQRNGLSLETFRYFFWLVSICLQFLMIGSFGQRCTDAAAQMSESYYMCKWEFLLFYGDTKANIRLIKDISFGIYRSQKSLHLNGMNFIDLSSKSIGSAMSSSVSYFMFLNEMDKIG, from the exons ATGAAATTCTTCATTCCAACTACTGCTCGGGGCGACAAAATTGAATCCATAATGTTTTGGCTTTTGAAGTTTAACTGTGTTTGGCCTTTGGCCAAGTATTGTCCAGAGTAccaaaattttattgtaaattgcTTAGTTTGGATATTGCTGTCAGGCTTTTTTGCAACGTTCTATGCAGAGTATCTTTTTATCAAAGTTAACCAAAAGGACATATCACAGGTAGCCGAAGGACTATGTGCACTTATAATAGGAACGCAAGGTATAGTAAGAGTATTACACTTGATCTTTCGTCGCAACAAAATGAGGGATATTTTGCAGaagttttacaaacaaatatacatCGATAA aatagagAATGAAAAACTACACAAAAACTGTGAAAATAGTTTACGATTGGTGTATTTTATGACTTGGTCATTTCTGCTCACTCTCTTTTTTATCTATCTTAGCGCAGCAATTAAAGTGGCTAGAGATCCAAAGTCCAATTCAAAGCCATATTTagtaaaaatggaatttttttacaATGCTCAAGAACCCTGGAAGTATGCATTTACGGTCATATACACGGGGTATGTAGGATTTTGTACAGCTTGCATAATTTCTGCTGAAGATTTCATTGTGGGTACTACTCTTACACACTGCGCAGCAAGATATAGTATATTGCATGAAGATTTAGCGCAATTATATGAAAAGTCCCTGATAACGTTCACATCACTCAATCAACAGAAAGCGGATGAGATCTACGATGCATTTCGTGCTAATTTAAAAGTGATTATTAAGAAGCAGCAAAATCTAGATAA GTTCTTTCAGGAGCTCCAGTCATTTCTTAGTCTGCCGATATTTTCTTTGGTTCTATTTGGAGTTTTTCTAATGTGCACTGTCGCTTTTGCTTTACAAAGg aacGGCCTTAGCTTGGAAACATTTCGATACTTTTTCTGGTTGGTATCTATTTGCCTGCAGTTTTTAATGATTGGATCTTTTGGTCAGCGCTGCACAGACGCG GCTGCTCAAATGTCGGAATCATACTACATGTGTAAATGGGAATTTCTTTTATTCTATGGCGATACGAAAGCTAACATTAGACTTATTAAAGACATAAGCTTTGGAATTTATCGGTCTCAGAAATCTTTGCATCTCAATGGAatgaattttattgatttatcttCGAAAAGTATTGGCTCG GCCATGAGCTCTTCGGTTtcctattttatgtttttaaatgagATGGATAAAATCGGCTAA
- the LOC129945687 gene encoding uncharacterized protein LOC129945687 isoform X2 — protein sequence MKFFIPTTARGDKIESIMFWLLKFNCVWPLAKYCPEYQNFIVNCLVWILLSGFFATFYAEYLFIKVNQKDISQVAEGLCALIIGTQGIVRVLHLIFRRNKMRDILQKFYKQIYIDNAAIKVARDPKSNSKPYLVKMEFFYNAQEPWKYAFTVIYTGYVGFCTACIISAEDFIVGTTLTHCAARYSILHEDLAQLYEKSLITFTSLNQQKADEIYDAFRANLKVIIKKQQNLDKFFQELQSFLSLPIFSLVLFGVFLMCTVAFALQRNGLSLETFRYFFWLVSICLQFLMIGSFGQRCTDAAAQMSESYYMCKWEFLLFYGDTKANIRLIKDISFGIYRSQKSLHLNGMNFIDLSSKSIGSAMSSSVSYFMFLNEMDKIG from the exons ATGAAATTCTTCATTCCAACTACTGCTCGGGGCGACAAAATTGAATCCATAATGTTTTGGCTTTTGAAGTTTAACTGTGTTTGGCCTTTGGCCAAGTATTGTCCAGAGTAccaaaattttattgtaaattgcTTAGTTTGGATATTGCTGTCAGGCTTTTTTGCAACGTTCTATGCAGAGTATCTTTTTATCAAAGTTAACCAAAAGGACATATCACAGGTAGCCGAAGGACTATGTGCACTTATAATAGGAACGCAAGGTATAGTAAGAGTATTACACTTGATCTTTCGTCGCAACAAAATGAGGGATATTTTGCAGaagttttacaaacaaatatacatCGATAA CGCAGCAATTAAAGTGGCTAGAGATCCAAAGTCCAATTCAAAGCCATATTTagtaaaaatggaatttttttacaATGCTCAAGAACCCTGGAAGTATGCATTTACGGTCATATACACGGGGTATGTAGGATTTTGTACAGCTTGCATAATTTCTGCTGAAGATTTCATTGTGGGTACTACTCTTACACACTGCGCAGCAAGATATAGTATATTGCATGAAGATTTAGCGCAATTATATGAAAAGTCCCTGATAACGTTCACATCACTCAATCAACAGAAAGCGGATGAGATCTACGATGCATTTCGTGCTAATTTAAAAGTGATTATTAAGAAGCAGCAAAATCTAGATAA GTTCTTTCAGGAGCTCCAGTCATTTCTTAGTCTGCCGATATTTTCTTTGGTTCTATTTGGAGTTTTTCTAATGTGCACTGTCGCTTTTGCTTTACAAAGg aacGGCCTTAGCTTGGAAACATTTCGATACTTTTTCTGGTTGGTATCTATTTGCCTGCAGTTTTTAATGATTGGATCTTTTGGTCAGCGCTGCACAGACGCG GCTGCTCAAATGTCGGAATCATACTACATGTGTAAATGGGAATTTCTTTTATTCTATGGCGATACGAAAGCTAACATTAGACTTATTAAAGACATAAGCTTTGGAATTTATCGGTCTCAGAAATCTTTGCATCTCAATGGAatgaattttattgatttatcttCGAAAAGTATTGGCTCG GCCATGAGCTCTTCGGTTtcctattttatgtttttaaatgagATGGATAAAATCGGCTAA